A region of the Fusobacteria bacterium ZRK30 genome:
GATTTTTTTCTAATTCCACCCCTTTGAGATCTCCTCCTATCAAATTAATAGAACTGATATCTATATTTTTAGAAACTCCTTCATAGGTTATTCTGTCTTTATCTCCATCATCTTTTAACTCCAAAGATTCATTGACAATTACCTTATTAGGATATATTATAATTTCTCTATCCTTTGTATTTTCAACCCTGTATGCAAATAAATTTATAGACCACAATAAAAATAAAGCTGTTTTTTTCATAACTCTCCTCCTATCTCTATTATTTCAGCACTGTTCCCGTTTAACTTAACAATAGAATCTTTTTCTATTTTGATCTTTTCATTGGACCGCTGGTCTACATCATTATCATTTCTTTTACTCGGCCCTCCTACACTGACACCAATACTTATATAACTTCTAGGATTCCAACTCACTGAATACTCCCCTGGTGTCAGATAATATTCATGGCCTAAGCTAGCTATATCACCACTTAAAAAGATCCTCTCAGCTCTCCCTTCAAACCTTATCTTTACAGCTCCTTCAAAATCTTGGTTTTTTAATATCTTTCCCTCTTTCATCTTCTTTTTTTCTGTAGAACTGCATGCCATCATAAGTAGTAATATTGCCATTATAAATATAATTTTTTTCATATTCCCCTCCTATTACCTCCAGAAAGACATTAAAAACTAACTTTTAAATATGAACCCAATAAAAAAATTAAATATATACATCAATTTTTTCTAATTCATAACATAAACACCTTTCATAAGTAGATTCTAATAACCTTGGTCCCAATTCTTTATGAACTTTAATAGCTAATCCAATCACTTTATAAGATAGTTTTTCAAATTCTTTATTTTTCATCTAGATCTCTCGCTCTATTTATTTTTCTTCGTGACCTCCGTGTCCAATCCTTTAAGCTTAATTTCAATGATCATCGAAAATATCATAAGAAGGAAGAGTCTTAGTTCTCCTCATCCTCCTCTATTAACTTCTGCAGCTCCTCCAAAATTTCATCCTCTTTAACTGTTTTTATTACTTTCCCCTTTTTAAACAAGACTCCTACACCATTTCCGCCGGCTACACCGTAGTCAGCTTCCCGTGCTTCTCCGGGACCATTTACCACACATCCCATGACAGCTATCTTAACCTGTTTCCCGTAGTCAGAAAACTTTTCCTCTACTTTCTTAGTCAATCCTATCAAATCAATCTCTGTTCTCCCACAGGTAGGGCATGAGATGATCTCTGTTCCTGCTTCTCCTATCCCCAATACTTTTAATATCTCTTTGGCTACACCTATCTCCTCTGTGGGATCTTCTGTCAATGATACTCGGATAGTATCTCCTATCCCGTCTATTAAAAGACTTCCTATTCCTATGGCTGATTTTATACTCCCCTGAAAATAAGTTCCTGCCTCAGTCACTCCCAGGTGTAACGGGTAATCTATCTTATCAGCTATTATTTGATAGGCTTTTCTCATTATCTTTACATTACTTGCCTTTAAAGAGATTATTATATTTTCAAACCCATATTTTTCCAATAGATTTATATGATACATCCCACTCTCAACCAGGGCTTCAGGTGTTACTTTCCCATATTTTTTTAAGATCTCTTTTTCCAGTGATCCCCCGTTCACTCCTATCCTGATGGGGATATTATATTCTTTGGCTTTTTCCACGACCTCTTTTACCCTCTCATCGGATCCTATATTTCCCGGATTTATACGAAGTTTATCTATCCCATTTTCTATTGCCAGCAACGCTAATTTATAATCAAAATGAATATCTGCCACCAGGGGAATATTAATTTGTTTTTTTATCTCCTTTATAGCTTCTGCTGCTGCCTTATTGTTTACAGTCACCCTTACCAACTGACATCCCAGATCTTCCAGCTTCTTTATCTGAGCCACTGTTCTTTCTACATCTGTTGTATTTGTATTTGTCATAGACTGGATAATTACATCTTCACTTCCGCCTATATAGATATCTCCTACCTTTATTCTTTTAGTATTTTTCATCTTCTTTCACTCCCATCTTTAACAATAATTCTATCATCTTTTCATCTTTATTTTCCCGGGCGATCCCCATAGGTGTATCCCCGTAGGAGGAATAATTTTTATCTCCGCCTGCTTTTATTATATCTTCTACTGCATGGTAATATGAGTTAGATATACTTCGAAGGTATACCTCCCCCAATACATTTTCTCCATCTTTATTTTTATAGTATAGATTCAGATCTTTACTCAGAAACATTTTAATAATATCCTCATCATATGCATAGTATACAGCTGAATTTCTCCTGTCATCTGTT
Encoded here:
- the ispG gene encoding flavodoxin-dependent (E)-4-hydroxy-3-methylbut-2-enyl-diphosphate synthase; translated protein: MKNTKRIKVGDIYIGGSEDVIIQSMTNTNTTDVERTVAQIKKLEDLGCQLVRVTVNNKAAAEAIKEIKKQINIPLVADIHFDYKLALLAIENGIDKLRINPGNIGSDERVKEVVEKAKEYNIPIRIGVNGGSLEKEILKKYGKVTPEALVESGMYHINLLEKYGFENIIISLKASNVKIMRKAYQIIADKIDYPLHLGVTEAGTYFQGSIKSAIGIGSLLIDGIGDTIRVSLTEDPTEEIGVAKEILKVLGIGEAGTEIISCPTCGRTEIDLIGLTKKVEEKFSDYGKQVKIAVMGCVVNGPGEAREADYGVAGGNGVGVLFKKGKVIKTVKEDEILEELQKLIEEDEEN